tctccaattgattttggttaatttttatttatttaatttttattttaattcatttccctatccacatttgtttgcaggggatttacctacatgttgctgccttttgcagccctctagctctttcctgggctgttttacagcctttttagtgccgaaaagttcgggtccccattgacttcaatggggttcgggttcgggacgaagttcggatcgggttcggatcccgaacccgaacatttccgggatgttcggccgaacttctcgaacccgaacatccaggtgttcgctcaactctactttcaAGCATTTTAAAAGTTACTTTTTACATCGGTCGTATGAATGTCTCATAGTTTTCTTCTTTTAATAAATCCAGCAATAATTCATGGTGGCCCACTAAGCAATTAATGTAGAGCACTACGGCGCTCTACTCTACTATTGTAGTGCACTTTTATATTACGCTTATTATCCCTCTACTCTTAAGTGatcgttttaggctactttcacaggtACGTTTTCAATTCCGTTTTTGAGATCTGTCAGAGTATTTCAAAACTCGAGTTAAatagtttagttttgtccccatttattgtcaatggggataaaactgatcatgatGCATAAGTATGAATATGTTCCACTTTGTTGCATTTTGgtgccggacacaaaaccgctgcaagctgcggttttctgtcCGGTTGTAATCCAGTTGTCCAGTTGTCCGGTTACAATAATTTTCATACCGGatccagtttgttcagttttgatttaatacaaccagatctaGCTGAAACTGATGCATTCGGATTAAATGCCACCGATTGGTCTAGTTCCatttttgagatcctctgccggatctctaaACCTAAATTTACAACGCAGATGCGAAAATAGGATTAGTGGTCTCCTGGATTGACACTAAggatgggttcacacctgagcgtattcggtATGCGCTTTTTACAGGCATTTTTATTGGGGGTTTTTTAGGCGTATTTTGTAGTTTGGAAACGTGCGTAGTACACGCGTTTTGTGATTGACCACAGAGGCATCCAAATGAAAAATTGCCATGTCTACAATTGAGGTGTCCAATGAAAGAGACTTCCTGCGGAgctatttcctgtgtgttttcAGTGATAGAGTACAGTGTGAAGCAGTCTGTAATAACCATGGATCTCCGCAAAAGACGGCAAACAGCAGCAATAGTATCAACAGTGCTTATTATGCGTTTGAGGAGAAGGAGACTGAACAGGCAACGGTTCTGGGTCCATCCAGTGATTGCGAACCAACACCAAAGTTCTGGGCGATGTAAGAAAGCCTTCGTGCACATGAGGAGAATTTTATTTCCTACACACGGATGTCCATAATCAGGTTAGTACATATACGAAGCTTATTGTAGTGGTATCCATAATGGTAGCAtgctacattagttttttttatcagtatAGTTAaccctcacaattttttttacaacagcTTTGATAAGCTCCTGGGATTGATGTCCATCCATTTGCAACCGCAGGAGACATTCATGAGGGACAGCATAGCACCAATGGAAAGAGTGCTCATAACGTTGCGGTAAATAGACAAATTACTGCACAAATAATCCTGTGCTGCTGCAGCTTGTGACCTATGTGTGTTTGTGTAGGGGGTATGGCATGTGTGACTGTCCGAAATATGTGTAGCACAACCATACCTAGTTTAACCACATTCAAATAAACTACCAACCCCCCAAAATATAACCAAAAATACACAAACGCTTGAGagtaaaatattaaaaacattatAATTATAAATAAAAGTGCAAACGTTGCAAAGAAACAAGTGCAATATTTCTATAAACACAAAGACAAGGTGCACGGCATTTTGCCTCCTCAACGTGGTAAAACACCCTGGAGGCCAAAATGAAAAATGTGCCTAGAGTGACAGATCTAAATACTCACAAGTTTTGGTATTGTGATAACGAAAAGTCCGGCGCgtcctcctgcatctcctccctcattccaCGTGAGCGGGCACGAATCTGTGtttgtgtggtggtggtggtgctgtgCCCCAGGTTGGTGGAGGGATAACCATAGGACAAATGTGTTCGCGGCTGCGCTATGTCGTGATGGTGTTGCATGGGTGTTTGTGGGTATGTTTTGGGCGTGTGTATGTGCATGGGTGGTGCATGTAGAGGTTCAGTAGTCTGTGTGGTACCGTCAGGTGGAATGAAGGAGTCAATGCAGCGTGTGATTGTGTCCCGTACTTCAGTCTGTCGACTACTGGGCACCCTTTTCATTTTGTCCTCCAAGCTGAGGAGGAAAAGGGCCTTGCACGAAAGCCTGGGAGCCGGATGGGCCATGGCATCCAGGCAATCAATCAGCCGGTCCTCCTCTCGTTTCGGCCTCTTTCTCCGTGATCTGGGAATTGCCCTACCACTGTTTGGTTCCTGGGCAGGTGGGGCAGTAGGTGTGGGGGTTAATGATGGTGAGGTGGGATTTGGTGGCGGTGTACTTGCAGGCCCAGtagagactagtgttgagcgcgaatattcgaaaagcaaatttttttcgcgaatatcgcaacttcgcgatttcgcgaatatttcgaatatagtgctatatattcgtaaaaacgaatattcgttttttttttcacaaaattacagtacacatataattgattgtttcccaaaggtccaacagctcagatcttactcacattgcctagaaagtgattgaggcgcgaatcttcgtaaggcgattttattagcgcacatgcgaatatcggcacgtcccagaacagaggcaaagggctttgcattcatacattagtgaattgagttgcgaatcttcgtaaggcgattttattagcgcacatgcgaatatctacacttgtcccagaacagaggcaaagggctttgcattcttacattagtgattgaattgagctgcgaatcttcatgaggcgattttattaacgcaaatgcgaatatctacacttgtccccagaacagagaggcaaaggcctgtgcattcatatagtatagcaccatattcgcgaatacgtagaacttcgtaaaattcgatttacgaatattcgtattttttattttactttccaccttacagatgacattgatctgtactctgtcaactactgtcatcactccccactgtatctcgattgattcccaaaagtccaaaagctcagatcttactcacattgccaagaaagtgattgaggcgcgaatcttcgtaaggcgattttattagcgcacaggcgaatatcagcacttgtcccagaacagaggcaaagggctttgcattcttacattagtgattgaattgagctgcgaatcttcgtgaggcgattttattaacgcaaatgcgaaaatctacacttgtccccagaacagagaggcaaaggcctgtgcattcatatagtatagcaccatattcgcgaatacgtagaacttcgtaaaattcgatttacgaatattcgtattttttattttactttccaccttacagattacattgatttgtactctgtcaactactgtcatcaccccccactgtttctcgattgattcccaaaagtccaaaagctcagatcttactcacattgcctagaaagtgattgaggcgcaaatctttgtaaggcgattttattagcgcacaggcgaatatctacacttgtccccagaacagagaggcaaaggcctgtgcattcatatagtatagcaccatattcgcgaatacttcgaacttcgtaaaattcgatttacgaatattcgtattttttattttagtttccaccttacagagtacattgatctgtactctgtcaactactgtcatcacaccccccactgtatctcgattgattcacaaaagtccaaaagctcagatcttactcacattgcctagaaagtgattgaggcgcgaatctttgtaaggcgattttattagcgcacaggcgaatatcggcacttgtcccagaacagaggcaaagggctttgcattcatacattagtgattgaattgagttgcgaatctttgtaaggcgatttcattagcgcacatgcgaattttgcatctcataatatgtattatgcgatgcgaaaattcgaattatcgcatatgcgaaataataacgaattcgaatattcgcgaatattttacgaatattctttcgaatattcgcgaaatttcgcgaactcgaatatgggacatgccgctcaacactagtagagaCGCAGGCGTcgctttccctggtggccacctTATCTTCCTCATACTGCCTCTCTGTAGAATTCCAGCTACTGTTAGTGCTGTAAAAAGTAAAGTATATATAAGTACGTGCAATATATGATTATGAATGAATGTACTGTCACACATAACCCTCACAAACATTCGTATTGAATTTACCTACCTACGCATCTCTATGCAGGGCACAAAAAAAGCCAATTGCTCAGAATAAACATAGTTTGATGGGGCCATTTCAGCAGCTCCGCTTCTTTAGTACCCCCGCTCATTGCGTTGGTGCCGCATGACGGCATCCTTGAGGCTCTTCCATTTTGATTTCAGGATATTGACTGTTGAAAAAAGATATAAATATCAACTAATGTAATTTATCTTTCCTTTTTCATATCTTAGGTATTTAGCAACTGGACAGTCATTGGTCAGTCTGCACTATGCCTTCATGATTGGTAAATCGACAGCAAGCGACATCATCCGGGAAACATGCAGTGCCATATGGGATGTCCTTCATGCTGTTGTGATGTCCAAACTAAACAAGGATGAGTGGCATAAAATTGCCCACACATTTTACCAAACATGCAATTTTCCTAATTGTGTGGGAGCGCTAGAGGGAAAGCATATTTTCAGGACTGGAATAGTGGATCAGGTATGGAATCCTTTGGCAGGGACAAAATAATCCCAAAAATTTGCGTAGTACAAAAGGGTCAATCCAATCAGGTAGTTGGTTCCAGTTCTGGGTCGTGGCAGGCAGCAGAAATCGTAATCGAGGGAACAGGCAAGGAGTCGGTAGCTAGGAAGTCAGAATAAACAGTGGATTCACAGGGAAGAgctgggtgttcaccataaggttgaataactcagcaatgagtcaaGGCTCTGACACAGTGAACCCAGGACCGCCCCCCTGGTTGCCGGGCAACCAGGAGGCTTCCTTAGTCAGAAGCCAATCATAAGCCTGAGGACGGTGATGGAGGCTGAAGCCCTCCCTCAGCCTGAGTAGCACCTGTGGTCTGGAATGGCACATGCGCACTACGCTCGTATCCCCGCGCACGCGCACCCGGCGTCCGACTCGCGCAGGTGCACTGGCCACATTgacgtccagtgtcctgtcaggAGGAAGAGGAACCCGCCCGCGCCTGCGAACCTCATGCGAAACGGCCCCCCTGGTTCCCTGACACATATCCGCGTGATAAAACCCAAGAGGAGTGGCGGTAGATTTTTTAATTATAAGAAACACTTTTCCGTTGTCCTTTTTGCCGTATCTGATGCCAACTACTGCTTCAGATACATAGATGTTGAATGGTATGGAAGCAGCTCAGACTCGGCAGTATTCACTCATTCAGATTTTGGAAAAAtgtttgttgtggaaattttattatgcggacattttattttaggatgtgtgtttgtttttatagattgtcatctgtctccctgtgtcggatttagccaaagaacactctagcagagggtactttggctgaatcgggaccagtggcaaaaccgtcagtatgaaaatctTTTCATGGGCTTAGAGatgtgttctcagtgtgtaggggggcgtttgctggtttgtgagcactaagtgcaacactgggcttcttcccttcaaatgtctatacacattagagaagtgaagtctgcataacgagagatacatattatacctctgctgcggcttcgctatccctttctggatacatatctgcttttaagacatgcatatctgccttgtcagtATActtgtaccgtatactgacaatagccatagcaatgtctcgcagataatctcaaacctataagaaccagtagaatgatcgttattagatactggtcacttttgagcagtattgaataggtccatgctgacagtgatggggggtgggcggccacctggctggtcagacaatggacatgactcatccttccttatacagggatggggtgtgtgcattgtctgtccagccacattgattgcccttccctgtcctttgacatgtcatcacttcctgtatgttataacttcctgtatccttgtcttgggccagccccttttacaccttttgtgagtaaataaaaggaaCAGGCTGAGCAGGGAGGAGAGGAGTTTCAAACAAGATGGCAACAACTGGGTCTGTCTTTGACTGCGGCTGAGGGAatagggatttacctttttccttacacaaactttgatgcaagcGGATTACAATTATTAATAATTCTACAACATGTTGACTACCATGGCTCTGGACCTTCTGGGGAACACCAAGCTGCCTGGCACTGTTGATCCGGCTATGCCTTTCGTATTTGTAGGAGACGAGACATTTGCTCTCGGTGAGCATCTTATGAGGCCCTACTCAAGCCGAGGACTGTGCTTTGAGAAAAGGGTCTTTAATTATAGACTAACCAGAGCTCGCAGGGTGGTGGAGTGTGCATTAGGCATACTGTCAAACAAATGGCGCTTTCTGCACTTTCCAATCAACCTGAAATTGGAGAATGCCATCTCTGCGGTTAAGGCAGTTTGTTGCCTTCACAATTTTGTATGACAAAGGGATGGATTCAATTTTGCAGATTCATTGGTGCATTCCATGGAGAGTACAAATTGCACCTGCATCCGTGGTACCACACATGGAGCCACCATTAGGGACAAGTTTGGTGCCATGGCAATTGCAAGCTATACAAGCTTAATTATTATAATAAAGACTTTGCCTTCTCTTTGTTCTGTGGTGCATGGTGTACTTGTATTTTGTATTAATAAAGTTGATTTGGATTAGACTGTTGTGAacaccttttttttatatattgacaATTTGCATCTTGCAATTATTGGCACACCCACTCTCAAATTGCGTTGTTTCTTAGGGCATTTTATGTGATTTCTGAGTAGAACTCAGACTGCTGATGTCACCAccagccaccacacacaatagagGCTGGTGGTGACATCAGCAGTCTGAGTTCTACTCAAAAATCACATAATACCCTCAAAAACAACGCATGCAGTAACTgtgcatatactatatatactaatGATCACACGTGGAGGAATATAATAATGATCCATTTATTAAAATACACATGACAATGTCTGTACCTTTTGCCTCTTTCACTTGCTTTGTCATACTATTCCATTCTGGCCATATATTCTTTCCAATGGCttcccaggcctgctgcctgatttgcctattcttgtacgcaggATCCTGCATGTCGTACAGGAATCGCCTCTCCTGTACCAGCCGAATCAAGGTCTCACTGTCTATGGCTTGATCCTCCATGATGTCGGCCATGAGAAATGTGTCTGGTTACCTAGGAGTGGTCTGTTGTCAAGTGATAAGCGCACGTACTTACGCGCGTTTTTAAAtgaggaaacaagcaaacgcccatttaggcgcgttcccgctgaagtctaagggcgggaacacgcgacaatacgccccaaagaagctcctgtacttcttggggcgtagggcattttacagcgtgttcgtacgctctgtaaaacgctcaggtgagaaccatgcccatagggaattatagtttttttcctgttgagcgttttacagcgcataggaacgcgctgtaaaacgctcaggtgtgaacccagcctaaagctgTCACTAAAAAGCAGACAGAAGGGATAAAGGAGTCTCTTCTAAGACACTTCCCAAAGAGAATCCAGTGGACATTTTGCATCATCATGTGAGACAAATTTAGACTACTTTCTCaccagcgtttctattttccggtattaatatccgtcatagggtctcaataccagaaaaaaacacttccgttttgtccccattcattgtcaatggggaactgaacagaacggaatgctccaaaaggcATTCCACTCCGCTTGGTTGTGCTCTCATACTCTTTCCATCATAGAATGCAGAGCAAGACTGATCTGTCATGAAGAAAAACAATGTGCAAGGTCTTGCTCAAGAAGGCTAAACCAGTATACTCCCAAATATTCAGAAAGCAAATGAACTGATCCCCTTGAATGGGGAAGGagggaataaaacttaacatttaatgaatACTAATTTGaataaatggcacaaaaaggaaaaaattcctAACTGTTGCTTCATTTTTTTCTTCAACTACAGGCGTGGTTTTGCCTGTTACCCTCAAGTTTACACTTCCCCTGATGCGTTTTATGCAAATGAAACGTGACATGTCGGGATTTTTTTTAGGGTATACCAGGGATACCGGCCTCTATCAGgtacaggtatccggacggggtcgctccttgcggggcaagtactCCGTATAGGTAGGCAGGGCCTTACTAGCCCCTTCCCGGCTTCAGGGCCTAACTAGGGAAACAGTTCCCAACCTCTGCCTATGCCTACAGCAACATATTGATTGACATCTTCTTTGCATGGTTCCCAGTGACCACCAGCTCAAAGAATTGGAAGACTCATCTCATGGAATCCTGACCTGGTACCCTCCTGTTGAGATCCATTCATCACATCCATCTTGGGTGAGAACGTTCATTTCCTTGTCTACACTGGCACCACCTTGCATTTGTCGAGGCCCACATGGGCTTGTCTTATTTTGTgttttgtgaatttttttcctttttgtgccatttattCTAATTAGTATTCataaaatgttaagttttattccctCGTTCCCCATTCAAggggacggatctgtcatgacccacaatgcaagtcaatggggacagatcagttttctctgacacaatctgacacaatagaaaacggatccatcccctattgactttcaatgaaatTCATAACGGATCAATCCttcctatgttaaagataatacaaccggatccgttcataacggatgcagatggttgtattatcagtaacggaagcgctttttgctgaaccctgacggatccagcaaaaatgctattgTGAAGTAGCCTAAGACTTCTTTTTTCTAGCTTATGTAACTAGTATGACAACCAACCTACAGTAGGCATGTTTTAACGGTTTGTCTTTTAAGGGGTCAAAATCAGTGACAGACTCCCCTTAATTCTTAATAATTTCTAATGCACATTTATAAGCACTCTCTTAATATTTAAAGGAGAGAAAATACATCACTTGTAGTCTAGTACATTGTAAGAAGCAGAACCCAACTGTAATATTTTACCAGTAAGTATTAAAAGAAAAGATTTTTTAAACCAAGGGTAAAATAAGCCATAAATAATAGGATTTAATGCAGAATTGAAATAGCCAAGCCATAGAACTATATTGTATATATCATCAGATATTGAAAAATTTAAATATGGATCAGTTACAGTAAGAATGAAAAAAGGCAACCAACAAAGAATGAAGACCCCCATGACTAAACTCAGTGTTTTAGCTGCTTTGTTTTCAGCATTTACAAGAGATTTATTCTTACTGCTTTTCTTCTGATTTGTAGAATTGGGAATACTATTAATCAACTTGGCTTGTTTCCTTGCAACAGAGAAAATGCGTATGTAAAGTCCTATCATGAGGGTCCCCGGAATAAAGAAACATAGCAATGAAGTTAATATGCTCCACATTTTGTTAAACACAAGAGAACAAGACCCCATACATAGTACAAGTGTCTCCTCCTCTAAACCTTCGATATTCACATTTGATAAAACAAGGCCAAATGAATATAGGCACGGAACAGACCAGCTGATAAATACATAAACCTCTATGACAGGAATCGTTATCTTCCTGCTGTAGTGAAGAGGCTGACATATTGCATAGTAACGGTCAACAGCAATGAAGAATAGATGAAATATGGAGGTGGTGCACAATGTCATATCAATGCAGCTATGCACCTTACAGAAGAGGTCTCCAAAATACCAGCATGCGGTAATGGACCTCACCATACTGTATGGCATTACTGTGAGTCCAAGAAGAAAGTCTGCAGTGGCCAATGATAAAATGAGAAAATTGGTTGGCGTGTGAAGCTGTCTGAAATGAGAAACTGAAATGATCACCATAGAGTTTCCCACAATTGTAAGAATGATAGCGCCATATATGACAGTATACATAGCTATATCAGTAAACACATGTCTGACAGTCCTCAGACAGGACATATTCAAACCATTAAAACATAGTTCGTTATGGAATTCAAATCGACTCATGATCTTATTTTGTGATTGTCTCATTTAATttcctgcaaagaaaaaaaaagaaaaaagaaaatgagtAATGATTTTTTAATTCTAGTACATGCAAacattgggagagatttatcaagactgttaTTTTCTACTCCAGTCTTGATTTCCTGTGTGCTGGAGTGTCTTTCTGCTCAAAGGAACATCAAATTTTGGCATTAATGATAGAGAAAAcattccttaaccccttcaagaccttaaggaccaggccattttttgcaaatatgacatgtgtcactttatgtggtgataactttaaaacgctttaactcatccaagccattctgagacagttttcttgtcacatattgtacttcatgacagtggtaaatttgagtcagaatgtcatttttatttgtaaaaaaaaatcaaagttaccaattttttttataaatttgcaattttcgtaatttctatttctctgcctttaaaacagatagtgatacctcctaaaatagttattactttacatttcccatatgtatagttcatgtttggatcattttgtaactgACATTTCCTTTTTtagagacgttagaaggcttagaaatttagaagcaaatcttgaaatttttcagaaactttccaaaacccactttttaagaaccagttcaggtctgaagtcactttgtgaggcttacataatagaaaccacccacaaatggccccattttagaaactacctcaaggtattcaaaactgattttaaaaactttcttaaccccttaggtgttccacatgaaataaaggaaaatgtagatgaaatttcagaatttcacttttttgtcagattttccattttttacgtttacagaaacaccccatatgtggttgtaaactgctgtgcgggcacacggcagggcgcagaaggaaaggaacgccatatggtttttggaaggcagatttaactggtataattttaagttgccatgtcacatttaaagaccccctgatgcacccctagagtagaaactccaaaaaagataccattttggaaactatgggataaggttgcagttttgttggtactattttagggtacatatgatttttggttgctctatattacactttttgtgaggcaaggtaacaaaaaataactggcaccgtttttaatttttgttatttacaatgttcatctgacaggttagatcatgtggtatttttatagagcaggttgctacggacgtgacaataccaaatataactttatttggttgtttgtttcagttttatgtaataaagcattaaaaagtatccatattctgaaagccataatttttatttatttttttagcgtctttcttattcttatttttttttttcggtatgagatgatggtttgattggtactatttacggtgcatatgactttttgattgcttgatattacactttttgtgatttaaggtgacaaaaaatggcttttacactttatttagttcatgtgatactttatagagcaggttcttacggacacggtgatacctaatatgtaattttttttcatttattaaagttttacacaataacagcatttttgtgttttagtgtctccatattctgagagctatagttttttcattttttgggcgatggGCCTagttgggtctcattttttgcgggatgagatgacggtttgcttggggtgtgtatgactttttgtttgcttggtattacactttttatgatgtaaggtgacaaaaaatggcttttttgacaccttttttattttatcttcttttatggtgttcacctgagggattgggtcatgtggtatttttatatagcaggttgttacggatgcggagatacctaatatgtctacttttttcatatatttttttacatttaacacaataaaagtattttttaaacaaaaaaa
The genomic region above belongs to Bufo gargarizans isolate SCDJY-AF-19 chromosome 4, ASM1485885v1, whole genome shotgun sequence and contains:
- the LOC122935399 gene encoding trace amine-associated receptor 4-like, giving the protein MSCLRTVRHVFTDIAMYTVIYGAIILTIVGNSMVIISVSHFRQLHTPTNFLILSLATADFLLGLTVMPYSMVRSITACWYFGDLFCKVHSCIDMTLCTTSIFHLFFIAVDRYYAICQPLHYSRKITIPVIEVYVFISWSVPCLYSFGLVLSNVNIEGLEEETLVLCMGSCSLVFNKMWSILTSLLCFFIPGTLMIGLYIRIFSVARKQAKLINSIPNSTNQKKSSKNKSLVNAENKAAKTLSLVMGVFILCWLPFFILTVTDPYLNFSISDDIYNIVLWLGYFNSALNPIIYGLFYPWFKKSFLLILTGKILQLGSASYNRVLINVH